A stretch of Triticum aestivum cultivar Chinese Spring chromosome 1D, IWGSC CS RefSeq v2.1, whole genome shotgun sequence DNA encodes these proteins:
- the LOC123180978 gene encoding WD repeat-containing protein WDS homolog — translation MDQPESSLPHAAVQKGQTPRREELVRLIAQSLYSLGYRKAAATLEAESGVPLYPPEHDRLLLDVMSGRWDACAATIDSLTGITERNRAVAEFLVWRGHFLELLGTGDAGLRLAIEVLSRRIAPLAIDRRCVHWLARAVVTSEGAVAPEAVAECRIGLFLDLVEALPPWFRVPSGRLEHLVETAVIQQVASCIYHNLPDEVTLFEDHKCHEEQIPSDCTQILCAHKNEVWFVRFSNDGNYLASSSSDCTAIIWKVEEDDTLTKKYCLEGHKSPISFVAWSPNDRMLLTCGNGESLKLWNVDTGECNLKFGAAVKHIIASCAWFPNSEKIVCASSEPESSPNMIFTCDLEGQELEMWAGERIPKVSDLAVTPDGKHLICVCPNEIWIRELRKGREWKIPERQTISSLSLSGDGQSMIVNLNSQEIHLWKTNGSSRVPDKFKGHKQGKFVIRSCFGGSDYHFIASGSEDSQVYIWQRCMEMPIKVLYGHSMTVNCVSWNPARPQMLASASDDRTVRIWLARKAHSLT, via the exons ATGGACCAGCCCGAGAGCTCTCTCCCCCATGCCGCGGTCCAGAAGGGGCAGACCCCACGCCGCGAGGAGCTCGTGCGGCTCATCGCGCAATCGCTCTACTCCCTCGGTTACCGGAAGGCGGCAGCCACGCTTGAGGCGGAGTCCGGTGTGCCGCTGTACCCCCCGGAGCACGACCGCCTCCTGCTCGACGTAATGTCTGGCCGGTGGGACGCGTGCGCGGCCACCATTGACTCTCTTACCGGCATTACCGAAAGGAACCGTGCGGTTGCCGAGTTTTTGGTGTGGAGAGGGCACTTCCTGGAGCTGCTGGGCACTGGGGACGCTGGTCTACGCCTTGCAATTGAGGTGCTCTCGCGTCGGATCGCCCCTCTTGCCATCGACAGAAGATGTGTGCACTGGCTGGCACGCGCAGTGGTCACGTCTGAGGGCGCGGTTGCACCAGAGGCTGTTGCTGAATGCAGGATTGGGCTTTTCTTGGATTTGGTTGAGGCGTTGCCGCCATGGTTCCGGGTGCCAAGTGGGCGGCTTGAGCATTTGGTGGAGACCGCGGTTATTCAGCAGGTTGCTTCGTGTATATACCATAATCTGCCGGATGAGGTCACTCTATTTGAGGATCACAAGTGCCATGAAGAGCAGATCCCTTCTGACTGTACACAG ATATTGTGTGCTCATAAAAACGAAGTTTGGTTTGTAAGGTTCTCAAATGATGGGAACTACCTGGCATCATCTTCAAGTGATTGTACTGCCATCATATGGAAG GTGGAAGAAGATGATACATTAACCAAGAAGTACTGCCTCGAGGGTCACAAAAGTCCTATTTCTTTTGTTGCGTGGAGCCCAAATGATAGAATGCTTCTCACTTGTGGTAATGGGGAATCTTTAAAACTGTGGAATGTTGATACTGGTGAATGCAATCTTAAATTTGGTGCTGCAGTAAAACACATCATCGCGTCATGTGCATGGTTTCCAAATTCAGAGAAAATAGTATGTGCCAGCTCTGAACCTGAAAGTTCTCCAAATATGATTTTCACTTGTGACCTAGAAGGCCAAGAACTGGAAATGTGGGCTGGAGAGAGAATACCCAAAGTTAGTGATCTTGCTGTGACACCTGATGGCAAACATCTAATCTGTGTATGTCCCAACGAAATTTGGATCCGAGAACTTCGGAAGGGGCGGGAATGGAAAATTCCTGAACGGCAGACAATTTCATCTCTTTCTCTTTCAGGTGATGGACAGTCAATGATTGTCAACCTTAATAGTCAGGAAATTCATTTGTGGAAAACCAATGGAAGTTCTAGAGTGCCCGATAAATTCAAGGGGCACAAGCAAGGAAAGTTTGTGATTAGATCATGCTTTGGGGGATCAGACTATCATTTCATTGCTAGCGGCAGTGAGGATTCACAG GTGTACATTTGGCAAAGATGCATGGAGATGCCGATAAAGGTCCTATATGGGCACTCAATGACTGTAAATTGTGTAAGCTGGAACCCTGCGAGGCCCCAGATGTTGGCTTCCGCAAGCGATGACCGTACAGTTCGCATATGGCTAGCGCGCAAAGCTCACAGTTTGACTTGA